From a region of the Tateyamaria omphalii genome:
- a CDS encoding DMT family transporter — translation MFAPKVQNPALAALLIVCACAFIAATTLFAKALGTDQFGTPLHPFQISFGRFLFALLTLGTVALILRPTLQRPHLGLHLARTTSGWAGVTLMFASVAYIPLADATAISFLNPVFGMILAIPLLGERVGKWRWLAAGIALVGAMILLRPTPEGFQPAALLALGAAVALGLELSFIKKLTGREGPFSILLVNNAIGLCIAGFAVSFVWTQPSGAQWALMAGVGCAMAAAQACFVNGMARADASFVAPFSYATLIFAALYDVAFYGVIPDGVTVLGAAIIIGGALLLALREGGRAKPTAKRPPL, via the coding sequence ATGTTCGCGCCCAAGGTTCAAAACCCCGCGCTTGCGGCGCTGCTCATCGTGTGCGCCTGCGCATTCATTGCCGCCACCACGCTGTTTGCAAAGGCGCTGGGGACGGATCAATTTGGCACGCCACTTCACCCCTTCCAGATCAGCTTTGGGCGCTTCCTGTTCGCCTTACTGACCCTCGGTACAGTAGCACTGATCCTGCGCCCGACACTGCAGCGACCGCATCTTGGCCTGCATCTGGCACGAACAACAAGCGGTTGGGCGGGGGTCACACTGATGTTCGCATCGGTTGCCTATATCCCCCTGGCGGACGCAACCGCCATTTCCTTTCTGAACCCTGTCTTCGGCATGATCCTGGCGATCCCGCTTCTCGGAGAGCGGGTGGGAAAGTGGCGCTGGTTGGCGGCGGGCATCGCACTTGTCGGTGCGATGATCCTGCTGCGCCCAACGCCGGAGGGTTTCCAACCCGCAGCACTGCTGGCGTTGGGTGCCGCTGTGGCTCTGGGGCTGGAATTAAGCTTTATCAAAAAGCTGACCGGTCGCGAGGGGCCGTTTTCGATCCTTTTGGTCAACAATGCGATCGGTCTGTGCATCGCGGGATTTGCCGTGTCCTTTGTCTGGACCCAGCCCAGCGGGGCGCAATGGGCACTGATGGCGGGTGTTGGATGCGCAATGGCCGCCGCACAGGCCTGTTTTGTCAACGGAATGGCGCGTGCGGACGCCAGCTTTGTCGCACCCTTCAGCTACGCGACCCTGATATTCGCGGCGCTCTATGACGTTGCGTTTTACGGGGTGATCCCCGATGGCGTCACCGTCCTTGGGGCTGCGATCATCATCGGGGGCGCGCTGCTTTTGGCGCTCCGCGAAGGGGGCCGCGCGAAACCCACTGCAAAACGTCCTCCCTTGTAA
- a CDS encoding aspartate aminotransferase family protein, with protein sequence MITSVLPTYNRAPLTFVKGEGAWLIEADGRRFLDLGAGIAVNALGHAHPALTQALTDQAGALWHTSNLYHIPQQQALADKLVDATFADTVFFTNSGTEACELAVKMARKYWYDKGRPDKVDIITFSGSFHGRSSAGIAAAGSEKMTKGFGPLLPGFTHLAFGDHDAIAPAITDQTAAILIEPVQGEGGIIPVPDQCLKGLRDLCDEKGILLILDEVQCGVGRTGKLFAHEWAGIEPDIMMVAKGIGGGFPLGAVLATEDAASGMTAGTHGSTYGGNPLGCAVGCAVLDIVSDAAFLAEVNRKAGRLRQKLEGLIAAHPDVFEKVRGAGLMLGIKCKATCGDVVSAGYAHNVITVPAADNTVRLLPPLNITDEEIGEAITRLDAAAQAVAA encoded by the coding sequence ATGATCACGTCCGTTCTGCCAACATACAACCGCGCCCCTTTGACCTTTGTCAAAGGTGAAGGTGCATGGCTGATCGAGGCGGATGGCCGACGTTTTCTGGATTTGGGGGCGGGCATTGCGGTGAACGCGTTGGGCCATGCCCATCCTGCCCTCACGCAGGCGCTGACCGACCAGGCGGGCGCGCTGTGGCACACGTCAAACCTGTACCACATCCCGCAGCAGCAGGCGCTGGCGGACAAGCTGGTCGATGCGACCTTTGCCGACACCGTGTTCTTTACCAATTCGGGCACTGAGGCCTGCGAATTGGCCGTCAAGATGGCCCGCAAGTACTGGTATGACAAAGGGCGCCCGGACAAGGTCGATATCATCACCTTTTCGGGCAGCTTTCATGGCCGGTCTTCCGCCGGGATCGCCGCCGCGGGATCCGAGAAGATGACCAAGGGGTTTGGACCGCTATTGCCCGGCTTCACCCACCTGGCGTTCGGCGACCATGATGCGATTGCGCCCGCCATCACGGATCAAACCGCCGCCATCCTGATCGAACCCGTGCAGGGCGAAGGGGGGATCATCCCCGTGCCCGATCAATGCCTGAAGGGATTGCGCGACCTTTGTGATGAAAAGGGGATTCTGCTGATCCTGGACGAAGTGCAATGTGGCGTTGGGCGGACCGGCAAGCTCTTTGCGCACGAATGGGCCGGGATCGAGCCGGACATCATGATGGTCGCAAAGGGCATCGGGGGCGGTTTTCCCCTTGGTGCTGTTCTGGCGACTGAAGACGCGGCAAGTGGTATGACTGCTGGCACGCACGGCTCCACCTATGGCGGCAACCCCCTGGGATGTGCCGTGGGCTGCGCCGTGCTCGACATCGTCAGCGACGCCGCGTTTCTGGCGGAAGTGAACCGTAAGGCGGGTCGGCTGCGCCAGAAACTCGAGGGGTTGATTGCCGCCCATCCCGATGTGTTCGAAAAGGTCCGCGGCGCTGGTCTGATGCTGGGTATCAAGTGCAAGGCCACGTGCGGCGATGTCGTGTCCGCCGGCTACGCGCACAATGTCATCACCGTACCTGCTGCTGACAACACAGTCCGCCTTTTGCCGCCGTTGAACATCACGGATGAAGAGATTGGAGAGGCCATCACGCGCCTCGATGCCGCAGCGCAGGCTGTTGCTGCCTGA
- the argF gene encoding ornithine carbamoyltransferase — protein MTHFLDIHTTDRPELRKIIDSAQAMKTARAGRPKGAPDDEQPLAGHMVALIFEKPSTRTRVSFDVGVRQMGGQTMVLSGSDMQLGHGETIADTARVLSRYVDLIMIRTFEEATLLEMAEYASVPVINGLTNRTHPCQIMADVMTFEEHRGPIKGKKVVWSGDGNNVFASFAHAAKQFGFHLTFTGPEPLDPEPALDGLYTTERDPNLAVQGADLIVTDTWVSMHDPQSARERRHNQLRGYQVNAELMARAKPDSLFMHCLPAHRDDEATSEVMDGAHSVIFDEAENRLHAQKAIMRWCLGT, from the coding sequence ATGACGCATTTCCTAGATATTCACACCACGGACCGGCCCGAGCTGCGCAAGATCATCGACAGCGCCCAGGCCATGAAAACCGCGCGGGCCGGACGGCCCAAGGGCGCGCCGGATGACGAACAACCGCTCGCTGGTCACATGGTCGCGCTGATCTTTGAAAAGCCGTCCACGCGGACACGCGTGTCCTTTGACGTGGGCGTGCGCCAGATGGGTGGCCAGACGATGGTGCTGTCGGGCAGTGACATGCAATTGGGCCACGGCGAGACGATCGCCGACACGGCCCGCGTGCTTAGCCGCTATGTCGATCTGATCATGATCCGGACCTTTGAAGAGGCGACATTGCTCGAAATGGCGGAATACGCTTCCGTTCCCGTCATCAATGGGCTGACCAACCGGACCCATCCCTGCCAGATCATGGCCGATGTGATGACGTTCGAGGAGCATCGCGGCCCGATCAAAGGCAAGAAGGTCGTGTGGTCGGGGGATGGCAACAACGTCTTTGCCAGTTTCGCGCACGCGGCCAAGCAGTTCGGCTTTCATCTGACATTTACCGGGCCCGAGCCGCTGGATCCCGAACCTGCGCTTGATGGCCTTTATACGACTGAGCGTGATCCAAACCTTGCCGTGCAGGGGGCGGATCTGATTGTGACCGACACATGGGTCAGCATGCATGACCCGCAATCGGCCCGCGAGCGGCGGCACAACCAGTTGCGCGGCTATCAGGTCAATGCGGAGCTGATGGCCCGCGCCAAGCCCGACAGCCTATTCATGCACTGCTTGCCCGCCCACCGCGATGACGAGGCGACGTCCGAAGTGATGGACGGCGCGCATTCCGTCATCTTCGACGAGGCCGAGAACCGCTTGCACGCGCAAAAGGCGATCATGCGCTGGTGCCTGGGCACCTGA
- a CDS encoding 2-dehydropantoate 2-reductase → MTGPRIAVAGAGSIGCYVGGLLASAGHDVRFLARPRVVTACAQAGLSLTDYAGHAEHVAAPCMVETSADALTGADMILVCVKSGDTGAMAAEIAAHAPEAQVISLQNGVENAGLLRAALPAADIRAAMVPFNVVAEGPAHYHRATSGEILVEAGPLPDMSTPTLTWRQVNNIEAVQWGKLLINLGNAINALSDLPLLTQLQSRAWRRLMADQMAEALRILAVAGISPAKTTAVPPKLIPHILRLPTPVFRRIAAQMLTIDAHARSSMWEDLKRGRRTEIDALQGTIIALADRHGRQAPLNARMRHLIREAEVAGEGSPGLKPDQIRR, encoded by the coding sequence TTGACTGGCCCACGCATAGCGGTCGCAGGCGCGGGCAGCATCGGCTGCTACGTGGGTGGTCTGCTCGCCTCGGCCGGGCATGATGTGCGGTTCCTTGCGCGACCGCGGGTCGTGACGGCGTGCGCTCAAGCCGGGTTGAGCTTGACGGACTATGCCGGTCATGCCGAACACGTTGCCGCGCCATGCATGGTCGAGACATCGGCGGACGCCTTGACGGGTGCGGACATGATCCTGGTCTGCGTGAAGTCGGGCGACACGGGCGCGATGGCAGCCGAGATTGCGGCGCACGCCCCTGAGGCGCAGGTGATCAGCCTGCAAAACGGCGTCGAGAACGCGGGCCTCTTGCGCGCGGCCTTGCCCGCAGCAGATATCCGGGCAGCGATGGTGCCGTTCAACGTCGTGGCCGAGGGGCCCGCGCATTATCATCGGGCGACATCTGGAGAGATCTTGGTCGAAGCTGGGCCGCTGCCGGACATGTCGACGCCGACACTGACTTGGCGCCAGGTCAACAACATCGAAGCGGTGCAGTGGGGCAAGCTGCTCATCAACCTGGGGAACGCGATAAACGCTTTGTCCGATCTGCCCCTGCTCACGCAATTGCAAAGCCGCGCGTGGCGTCGGCTGATGGCGGACCAGATGGCCGAAGCGCTGCGGATCCTCGCCGTCGCAGGCATATCGCCTGCCAAGACCACGGCCGTTCCACCCAAGCTCATCCCTCATATCCTGCGCCTGCCGACACCAGTCTTTCGCCGGATCGCCGCACAGATGCTGACGATTGACGCCCATGCCAGATCGTCCATGTGGGAGGACCTGAAGCGCGGGCGACGCACCGAGATTGACGCCCTGCAAGGCACGATCATCGCGCTTGCAGACCGCCACGGGCGACAAGCACCGCTCAACGCGCGGATGCGCCACCTGATCCGTGAAGCGGAGGTGGCGGGCGAGGGTTCGCCGGGCCTGAAACCCGATCAGATCAGGCGGTAG
- the hrpB gene encoding ATP-dependent helicase HrpB — protein sequence MSRLPIDDILPDLIETLRARGRAVLQAPPGAGKTTRVPLAMLDAGVTEGRILMLEPRRLAARNAAERMAQTLGEKAGQTVGYRIRGQSAVSRGTRIEVVTEGILTRMLQDAPDLPGVGAVIFDEFHERSLNADLGLALCLEVSEALRDDLMLLAMSATLDAGPVADVMQAPILTSEGRSFPVTPHWLKTPLPKGTKFETAMAELIRTAYQDAPGGLLAFLPGEGEIRRTAALLSDLPNVQPLFGAMDFKAQRAAVTPSDTRKIVLATSIAETSLTIPDIRIVVDGGRARRAQFHPSSGMSRLITERVTRAEATQRAGRAGRVSPGVAYKLWTKGEDGALSAFPPPEITVGDLTSFALELAIWGAGETDLRFVTPPHAGRLEEARGVLRMLGALDPHNRITAHGRELARQPLHPRLAHMLVKAGAGAAPLAALLADRDPLRGRGVDIGLRLRALKSPQDFGDAAHRGAIARIRDEAKRLAARQDQGPALSPAAMAALAYPDRIGKRRPGDAPRYVLSGGKGGVMPDGDALAGQTLIVATDLDGNPREARIRQAVALSLSELEDLFPDQITWTHTCTWSKRDGAVLARTQRQFGALVLEDRAWHDAPDDAIACAMLSGVRQLGLLPSKGAKRLLARAALMGGDFPDLGPDALMDSLEDWLLPHLPGVRTAADWKTFDILPALEAHLGWDNMQRLNRVVPGHFETPLGRKIPIDYDAGTPGISVRLQEMFGVTGHPMVGQVPLQITLLSPAQRPVQVTSDLPGFWANSYADVRKDMRGQYPKHPWPEDPTQADPTLRAKPRR from the coding sequence CCGCCTGCCCATTGACGATATCCTGCCCGACCTGATCGAGACCCTGCGCGCGCGGGGCCGTGCCGTGCTGCAAGCGCCGCCAGGCGCGGGCAAGACCACCCGCGTGCCCCTTGCGATGCTGGACGCGGGCGTGACCGAGGGACGTATTCTGATGCTTGAGCCGCGCCGCCTTGCCGCGCGGAACGCGGCCGAGCGCATGGCGCAGACGCTGGGCGAAAAAGCAGGGCAAACGGTCGGCTATCGCATCCGCGGCCAAAGCGCGGTCAGCAGAGGCACGCGGATCGAGGTTGTGACCGAAGGTATCCTGACCCGCATGTTGCAGGACGCCCCGGACTTGCCCGGCGTCGGCGCCGTCATTTTCGATGAATTTCACGAACGCTCGCTTAACGCCGATCTCGGCCTCGCGCTTTGTCTGGAAGTCTCCGAGGCGCTCAGGGACGACCTCATGCTCCTTGCCATGTCGGCCACGCTAGATGCAGGACCGGTTGCAGATGTGATGCAAGCTCCGATCCTCACATCCGAAGGGCGCAGTTTTCCCGTGACGCCGCACTGGCTGAAAACCCCTCTGCCCAAAGGCACGAAGTTCGAAACGGCGATGGCCGAGCTGATCCGCACGGCATACCAAGATGCGCCGGGCGGGCTGCTCGCCTTTCTGCCGGGCGAAGGTGAAATCAGACGCACGGCCGCGCTGCTGTCTGATCTGCCAAATGTACAACCGCTTTTTGGTGCGATGGACTTCAAGGCGCAGCGCGCCGCCGTGACCCCGTCCGACACGCGTAAAATCGTTCTGGCCACATCAATTGCCGAAACCTCGCTCACCATCCCGGACATCCGGATCGTGGTCGATGGCGGCCGGGCAAGGCGGGCGCAATTCCATCCGTCGTCTGGCATGTCGCGGCTGATCACCGAGCGTGTCACGCGGGCCGAAGCCACCCAGCGCGCGGGCCGCGCCGGGCGCGTGAGCCCGGGCGTCGCCTACAAGTTGTGGACCAAAGGAGAAGACGGCGCGCTGTCCGCCTTCCCTCCCCCCGAGATTACCGTTGGTGACCTGACCAGCTTCGCTTTGGAATTGGCGATCTGGGGCGCGGGCGAAACGGACCTGCGCTTTGTCACGCCACCCCACGCGGGCCGTCTTGAGGAAGCGCGCGGCGTCTTGCGCATGTTGGGTGCGCTCGACCCGCACAACCGCATTACGGCGCACGGCCGCGAACTGGCGCGCCAACCGCTGCATCCCCGCCTTGCCCACATGCTTGTGAAAGCAGGCGCAGGGGCCGCGCCGCTTGCCGCACTTCTGGCCGACCGGGATCCGTTGCGCGGTCGTGGAGTGGACATCGGCTTGCGTCTGCGCGCGCTGAAGTCGCCGCAGGACTTCGGGGATGCCGCGCATCGCGGCGCCATCGCGCGCATCCGGGACGAGGCAAAACGACTTGCTGCACGGCAAGATCAGGGGCCTGCCCTCAGCCCAGCGGCGATGGCCGCACTGGCCTACCCGGACCGGATCGGCAAACGTCGGCCCGGCGATGCGCCGCGCTATGTCCTCTCCGGCGGCAAAGGCGGGGTGATGCCGGATGGGGACGCCTTGGCTGGTCAAACGCTGATCGTCGCAACCGACCTCGACGGTAACCCGCGCGAGGCACGGATCCGGCAAGCTGTAGCGCTGTCTTTGTCCGAGCTGGAAGACCTGTTTCCAGACCAGATCACCTGGACCCATACCTGCACATGGTCCAAACGGGACGGTGCGGTGTTGGCACGCACACAGCGGCAGTTCGGTGCGCTGGTGCTGGAGGACCGCGCCTGGCACGACGCGCCCGATGACGCCATAGCATGCGCCATGCTCAGCGGGGTGCGGCAGCTCGGCCTCCTGCCCTCGAAAGGCGCAAAGCGGCTGCTGGCGCGCGCCGCGTTGATGGGTGGCGACTTTCCCGATCTTGGGCCCGACGCGCTGATGGACAGCTTGGAGGACTGGTTGCTGCCTCACCTGCCTGGTGTTCGGACTGCGGCGGATTGGAAAACCTTCGACATCCTGCCCGCGCTAGAGGCGCACCTTGGCTGGGACAATATGCAACGCTTGAACCGCGTGGTGCCCGGCCATTTCGAGACGCCGTTGGGCCGAAAAATCCCAATCGACTACGACGCGGGGACGCCCGGCATTTCCGTCAGACTGCAGGAGATGTTCGGCGTGACCGGCCATCCGATGGTCGGACAGGTGCCATTGCAGATTACCCTTCTGTCGCCGGCGCAGCGGCCCGTGCAGGTGACATCCGACCTGCCGGGCTTCTGGGCCAACTCCTACGCGGATGTGCGCAAGGACATGCGCGGGCAGTACCCGAAACATCCCTGGCCCGAAGACCCGACGCAAGCGGACCCAACGCTGCGGGCCAAGCCAAGGCGATGA